TGGGCCCGGCGATGTTTGACCAAGTCGTTGCTCTGCGTAAAGGCGCGGTCACACATATCGCAACGGTACGGCTTCTCACCAGTGTGGATGCGGATATGACGCTTCAAGTGGTCTTTGCTTGAGAATCTGTATGAAACAGCTATAGTTATAACGACAAAACAAGGTAAATAAGATCTTATGGGGTTGAAAAAggcgctattttgcaacaaaagcaATGTCGATTAGTAGTCAGTCAAGTCTCTAGATGCCCCTGTAATATACAGGAAAATCACATTCAATACATTTTTCTGGCAAAAAAGGTTAACTACTAAAAACTCGggtctttttttttcagattgaTTTGAACAATGAACatcaggaaggtgctggatccAGGACCAgaaccaaccggtcaatatgaaaatcattgggggtgcctatattcagcagtggacgtcctgtggctgaatggtgatatgatgatgatgaatgaaggAGGGTGAATCATGTATACAGGTTTAATGTAGAAAAACGAATAGGTCAACATATACATATTTGAGATACCTATCCTCTATTCAATAGAGGAGATAGTCTATTGCACAAAATCTGTGgtgtaaattgtattttattctaTACCTCATGGAGCAGGTTTCACACCGGTGAGGTCTGATGCCCAGGTGGACCAGCATATGCTTGCTGAGCGAGTTGCGCTTGGCAAAGGTCGCGCCGCACTGGTCGCAGGAATACGGGCGCTCGCCAGTGTGAGTGATATTGTGGGACTTCAGTTCACctgtaattattttaacagtTGCTATGTGAGCTTTTTTGTAGATTTTTCAACAATGTGTAGCTGGACTGACAATATTGCAACTTTTATAGATATTatgtaatataaatataaataataaatataaataaataataaataataatattttaaactattatgttgcattttttactataaaattatcacttcacgggatttattgcaacaatatctattttaacggtaaataatatttaccggTCTATAGCTGAAAGAGTCAAAGAACACATAGCGGCTGTAAAGAACCAACAGACGTGCAAATCTGCGATAGCTGAACATTTGTTAACTTCGGACGTTAATCACTGGATGGAACTTCATGACCCGAAAATCCTCTCAACTGATAGGCATTACCATGTTAGGTTGATACGTGaagccattgaaattaaaaagcataagaatttcaatcgagaagatggatttaacctatcatcagcgtggaatccggtgataacgaagtacagtcgcggaatgaaaaggttcgtcaccttagtgtcggttttcgcttgcactaggtactgtaagagtcaaacctgccaacataacagtgcaagaaacagtgctgctaacatttttaaaataaatatgacgtttgctaacgaataaggttttgcttgtttatttttctatcccatcagtgcaatgcaatgatgacattgaccaattgacaatagttttttttatttaatagaaataataatggcaggttgaaccaacaagaaggttttagtttatcaatcatcataatcttcttgacaagataaatcgtcaaacaactttgatctgaataattttgaactttactgacgaacagttaaagattattttctctaactcgagatcattctgtaacatagtttcaaaaggtaatatgtgctcgcgattcgttgaaggaatcaatttgaaaactgacgaaccttttcattccgtgactgtacaaatcgcgttctaggccgtctcagagaaacccggacactgttagtgtagtttgtcggactgactgtaccactgacgaaaatattgtgcaaatgcgggtgggtgaagaaaactcatcgcgccggagcagacgacgccgcatctcttcagtctgcccgcgaccatgactcgtgcaaccgagccgaaacgtcgggagggtaaatattatttaccgttaaaatagatattgttgcaataaatcccgtgaagtgataattttataataaataataaataaataaataaatataaataaaaatgaattgatgttcgttagtctgattaaaactcgagaacggctgagccgattgagctgattttggttttaaaatgtttgtcgtagtccagggtaggtttaaacggtgagcaaatacgcgcgcgacattgtttttttgtgacagacaaaattccacgcgggcgtagccgcgggcggaaagctagtgtaatttaaatattaaataaaagccTTAAGCAAGACCTGTtaaagtgccctggaaagggcctatgtaagttttaaataaactatttgaatttgaaaaaagctgcaataaaatgtatttgtgATCGTGCTTTATTGTCAAAATTGCacgcaacaaaaatatttcctGATTAAAATCCCACTTCAATtgaataaataagtttttatatgtgcaattttatttacctttgcTCACAAACGTTTGTGGGCATAAACTGCAAGAGAACAACTTCAATCCAATATGTCTCTTCATATGTTGATTTAGGTTTGAGCTGGAATCGAATGTCTTTCCACACATCGCACACATGTACCCCCTTTCTCTTGTATGAGTCTTCAAGTGCTTCTTCAGAGTCGATATGAAGGCGAACGACTTCAGGCATAAAGAGCAATTGTATGGTTTCAAATTACAGTGCACATTCAAATGTTCCTTCAATATAGATTCAGAAAGGAAAGATTTTGGACACATGTTACATTTGAAAGGACGATTCGCATGAGTCATCTCATGACGTTTCAAATGGTTTGTTTTCTTGAAAACTTTCCCACATGATGAACAGGACAAGATCCTACTTTTATCAATGTGCACCCGTTTGTGAGCTGAGAGTGAGTTCACAGATTTGAATTTTGCAAGGCAAATATCACAttcaaagtttttgttttcatCTGATTGGTCGATCTGTGAAAATATCTCAGCCTTCTCTAGCTCATTTTGGTTGAAATGTTTGACCGACTCATGCCTTACAAGGTCGCTGACTCTGTTAAAGACTTGAGAACAGTGAGAACAAGATAGCACTCTGCCAGACGCCGTACTGTCGTTTTCTGATTGACCCAGTGGGTGACGAGTCAAGGAATTTACAGCTTTAATACTTTCAGCAACAGTATCACAATCAACTCTTTGGTTTTCATCATTTTGGTCTATTTCTAAAAACGTTTTTATTGGTTTAGGCTTATGTGTATCGTTTAAGTGTTTGTAATATTTGTACTTGTGTGAAAAGGTCTTTAGGCATAAATTACAAACATATGTTTtcgatttgtgtttatttagATGCAGGCGGTATTTATCTAGTTGTCGGAATGTTTTTTTGCAGAATTCACAACAATATCTGACGTCATCACGTTGTTGAGATGGTGAATAATAAGATTTGTTGTATGGGAATTTGATAGAACCATCCTCTGGGGATATAAATGGGAATTCTTTTTTTGGATCGGTTGACACATTATAATCGTGGTCAAAGTCGTTTCTGGAATCGTCATCAGTTTCAGGTTTGATTTCTATTGTCATGAATTCTTCTGGCAATTTGGAGGCATCTTGAATGTGGAGTTGAAGATCTTTGTCAATTTTTTTGGCCTGCTTCCGAAAGTCGTAGAACTTGATCAAGCAGTCGTAGCAGGTGCTACATAGCTTTTTTGGGAGAGCGTCATGCCGGTCCACCTGCAAAAAAGGATAATAATTCATCAATATAAGTGAATAGATCCACAGAGTACCTATCTTATTCATAATTCTTTGGATCGTAAACCAGTAAGTACATTACGAATTGCTTGCGTTcgttatttaattacaaaaactaAGTGTATTTCTAGTAGCCCTATACAACGTAACCTAATCAGACAGCTAACTGAATGACGAAAGTATAAAGTGCTGAAAAGCAATAATCTAAGTAACTAAATACCAACCCTCTGACCCCATACTGTGTAAATGGTACGATGTATTTACCTTTATATTTGTGCATACATCCAAAATCTTATACAAATACGAGTCTACTTGGTATTCAAAAATATCGTACATGTTTGATGAAGAATTCAAACAAGTTCGGCAACAATTGTCCATATTCTgaaaatttggaacggcaaacatttttctttattataaacTGTAATAGAGTCACAAAATACGACGAAAcacacaaattaattaataccaTGCACATAATTTTACAACtcaatcaacaacaacaaaaaattacgcgacattttattttttaattttaccgCAGGaagcaaactttttttttctcacgGCTTGATTATCCACAGATTATAAGCGTATGACGCGATAATAAAAAAAGCTGTTCAATTAATTGAACAAGTAAACTAGTACATCCCTAGAGTGAATGTCACCTTGCGAGACGTTTGGTGGTTATCTGTCACTGTCAATTTCATTCTTCATTCAATTTCTCATCTGTGATTCAATTCAAAAAGCAGCAAAAAAAATCAACAAGTAAACTTGTGTAATCGTCGCGACCGCAAATTCGCGAAATAAGTTTATCCTGAATTTCTGAAAATAATACGAAACGACGATAGGTGTATTCTATTTCTAGTGGTAAGTAAAGAAgacattgtttttattaactGAATTTAAACGTAAGTAAGTACGTAATCAAAATTGGTAACTTCGTCTCATCGTTTATCCGTACAATGTAAATAAGGTcgtagtttattatttatttatttatagtaggtacctTGTTATAACGCAGGCAGGCTTCAATGTAGGTGCTTCTACGTTAACCTAtcataaatgtttttgaaaatgCGGGTGGGTAATTTTCACTATAGGTACTTACAAAGAAAAcacctgtacctctagtaggaaaaactttcgagttcgtttcgttgcgtattcaaagtgtcatcgaaaaattttgtatgaaaaattaaacagcgccccctatattatagccgccctagggggcgctgtttaatttttcatacaaaatttttcgatgacactttgaatacgcaacgaaacgaactcgaaagtttttcctactagaggtactgtagAATTGAAAAGTAACACCACAGGAAGATTTCCCAGCCCTGCAAAGCATAGAAGTAGTAATTAGTCATTTCGAAATTTAATTGAGGAATtggaaatagaaatagaataataaaaagACTTAAACATAACTTCTTcaagtatgtacctaaataggtaattgaaagtttaaaaaactgtttaaacACTCCTTTGTAACCTTATATTACCTACCTGCTTTTATtgtttacttatatttttattaatcatatgataaaaaataccaaaaattgagtaataaaacaattttccgattttttttacaaaatatcatatcattattattttagtatctCTTCCACCAAGCTACAAATTCAAAGGAAAAGTATTTTGCtttgaagattttttttattaagataaaataacaattcaattaaaaacacattgaaataaaataaactttgactTCTTTCTTAAAAACATTAGCAGATtcaatagatttaaaaaatatccttGATGAAAAATCAAGTCCAAAAGGAATTTTTCCTTTCTTTTTATAGGTAagataaataattatctttctgTTTTGGCACAGAATTGTTTGGCTCTGCATCTACAAACAAACAACAATGTTAAGTAACACTTTCTTAAAACTAAGGTGATGGTTATAATTTTTTCAATAGGCAGTTAAATTCAGGAAtaatttaataagaaaaaatatctagaaaAGTAATAACGTTTTTAATGAGACTTTTCAAAAACagcatttataaaaaaatcttataaaatttaaattctgtgaaactaataatttttattacctacaataataatcaaacataagatataaaaaaagcttgtaaatattatataaaaaacaaCAATCATGTTCTAAGGCTGCATTGGTATTGTATCAACTGTATGGttagtttttaagttattattaagccTACCTAGATTAAGTTATGCTATCGCATTAGGTTTTAAGTACCTGTAAAGATAGTGATAATGTgtgtagaaataaataaataaataaatcatttccaatttaggtattattaaaaaaatactaaataagtcacaagtgaaaaaatatattttctatttcattttaatttatggAATTACTTAATTTAAGGAATTACCTGCTTAAAtaggatttttttaatttttaacgtaCTTAAAAAAGGAAAATGTTCTCAATTCAActaagtatctttttttttataaaaaagggTTACTAAGTTATTCCCGAGAATAAACTGTAGGCATGAAATATTTTTCCTCCAATCTAATGTGGACTGTGATCCCGTGTCGGTAAATGATTCCGACCCCAATTACGCAAGAGATAGGGTTAGTATTGCTTGCCATTGAACCTCCGATAAGGCTCGTTAGAGGTCGCTGTGACCTGTTTTGTGGGCAAACAGTTCAGTACCGTACCGGCTGCCGCGGTGAGCGTGCGTGCGTTTGGAACCAGTTTTCGTTCGCCGAATTTATCTTAACGggtaattttttatttctttacattTCTTTAATGTTTAGATTTTATTACTACCCAAACCATTAAAGAagcttaagtttttttttttaatttaaataaataacagatGTATACTTTTGACCTTCAGACATTAACATCTTTCTAAGATAAGTGTTGTACTTAGATGACATTAAATTGCGTGTAGGCAGTGCTGTTCATAAACTGTTAATTAGTTTATTTCATGATACTTAAAATCACTACAGATAAgttcagaaaaaatatatttacgtagcaagtaggtaggtagttgctTTTATGTTGGTACTTCCATAAGTTTCCTGATATAACTCTGTTATCTTCCATTTCTTTAACCTAAGGAATAACCAAACATTTTGTAAGTTACATTATGCATgtaaactagagatgaaacggatagttgtttggccggataccggataccggatattcggccagctgctaggccggatagccggatatccggcggccggatagttggcccattgtctcgttacatgtcgtgacgagtttagcgccgcacaggtgcttcgaacgcgatcagcgGGTCAATTAGTGGACTagacttttcgaaaatcgaatcagtcctAATAGagtgtcagattttgccacttgtctagggggcagatcaattcgggcgatttcggttgcaatcgtgagtgtgtgatggagtagtgaaaattaaattagtttacttgctgcataATCTAACAGAACTGCATCatgacatcagaccatcagtgaaaaaagatcgcctattttatttggcaatatttcgacttaacagatatttactatttatgtacattcgtcattagagtgaatagcccgtAAAAagaaactagttttttttaaaggcctcaatatggctttttgtaacgttttggactttaaataaaagccgtcattattataagccattttattgatgtttacctcaaagattaatgtatttcattttattaataggaaattgtcgtagttttttaatatccggtatccggccggatagtgagttactatccggtatccggccggatagtaaatttaggccggatatccggcctaccggatagttaccggatatccgtttcatctctaatgtaAACTTTAAAGTTTCCTTTCTGATTTTTGGTCTCCTGTGCTGTGCCACAATGCATAAACTGTGCTATTGGCAGACTAGattcattcatattttttattgtaacaaaaaaatataaatgtacagTCGGCAAATAATTTTACTAGTAAAAGCGCTTATCTCCGTTTAGAGGCTTTTTATtgcattacaaaaaaaaacaattatgtacctatttacaaTCTTTACGACTTCAATACTTTATTTACATGCGCGGACGTACTCTAAATAACTTTAGTATAGCATCTTTCATAAATATCCTAAATATTCAAAGTTCATCAGTCTGTTTATTAGCATACGCATGTCAACAAACAGGTACCTACCAGGTTCATTGCCCGGCATTGGCACTCATTCGGCGTTGCTAAAGCGCCAAGTAAACCCACAACCGCTTATTTCGATCGAAAGTTACAACTTGAACCTTATCTTgatctaaaataatttatccCTAGATTACACATTTCGGACTTACCTAAACCTAAATGTACTTtcaagtgtaaaaaaaaatatattcattcataaaaaaatataaaaatactggCAGACGTactcatttttgttgcaaaatattacTAGATACATTATTTTCCAACCCATTTTTAAAATACCGGGTTTAGCTTCATGCTTTTTCGCACTccttttcagtcatttttaagaaaataaatcgAAAAATAACCATGATCGTTACAATGTCGTTATGATAATGTTAACTCTAACGTTCTTTTgatttttatcataatattataattttactgTAAACTGTAGCCAATTTCCTTATGTTTTGTAAAGTAACTGGTGTTTTACTACGAGGAAACATAGCTTAATGTCACATTCCAGTTATTCTTCATCGATCTATTTTATATTTTGCGgtgtatttattgatttttattttatttctacatcTGTACATTTAATGTGCATCGCATTGCCTTTATTCCAATCCAACCGAAGTAGGTATCGAGATCGTACCTATAAGTAGTAAATATTCGTACTTGATCCAAAAATCCAAACAGGTTTTACGAAAACGGGCACACCATGATTTTCTCTTCGACTTTCCTGTACcaaaactggcaaaaaaaaaatgctggCAACAtgatatttatctttttatttaatttattatttaggaTTTACGCAAATGCAGGATCTATTCCATGACGCAAGCCAATAATTACTTTTGACTCAATCATTGCTTTTCTTGACCTCGTACTATAATGAAATTGTGAATGTGGAAATTACTCTAGTAGTTTCTGTGCTGATTATTTAACATTTCACGGGCTTCATTGCAGACAATCAAAGGAAGCCAGTTCCAAACAATGCTTTTACGACCACGCATTTCCAATCAAATCGCAATACTGTTACATTAGTTAGTTTCTGAGAAAATGTGTTCCGATGGTTATTAGTGATTGCAAGATTTATTTTCGCGTGAACTATGCTACAAAGGACTTTGTATTGTTTTCAAATACGATTAAGATTttagatattttgtaattttatacatTCCAAAAATATCCTGGCACATGTTTTTTTGTACTGGTTTTCCTGCTTTAAAGATCCAAAACTGATGACATAATGACAGTTTTTTGTGTCTAAAGTTCCATTATGAAATGCTATTTCGGTCGCAGTCTTCGTTAGTAGACTGTCCTAATCGCAGactatttttatagttttctaTTTGGGTTCAGCACCATAGTGTGTCTGTGTAGTGCGTGCGTCGGCGCAGCCCTTATCATTGCGTGATCCATGCGTTAATCGCGTATTATCAGGCGGATTGACATACCATAAAATAATTGGGTAATGTGTTTGATAACAGTTGACAGCACGAAATTTAAGATATTTCTTATCTGATTACAAACAACACTTATTTTGACGTTCCGCAAATTGTCGGGCCTGAAAATTGATGCTGCGACGATCATAGATAGTTAGCATCATCGTCACGAACTAATA
This genomic stretch from Ostrinia nubilalis chromosome 14, ilOstNubi1.1, whole genome shotgun sequence harbors:
- the LOC135077883 gene encoding zinc finger protein 260-like isoform X1; this translates as MCMVLINLCVSSYFVTLLQFIIKKNVCRSKFSEYGQLLPNLFEFFIKHVDRHDALPKKLCSTCYDCLIKFYDFRKQAKKIDKDLQLHIQDASKLPEEFMTIEIKPETDDDSRNDFDHDYNVSTDPKKEFPFISPEDGSIKFPYNKSYYSPSQQRDDVRYCCEFCKKTFRQLDKYRLHLNKHKSKTYVCNLCLKTFSHKYKYYKHLNDTHKPKPIKTFLEIDQNDENQRVDCDTVAESIKAVNSLTRHPLGQSENDSTASGRVLSCSHCSQVFNRVSDLVRHESVKHFNQNELEKAEIFSQIDQSDENKNFECDICLAKFKSVNSLSAHKRVHIDKSRILSCSSCGKVFKKTNHLKRHEMTHANRPFKCNMCPKSFLSESILKEHLNVHCNLKPYNCSLCLKSFAFISTLKKHLKTHTRERGYMCAMCGKTFDSSSNLNQHMKRHIGLKLFSCSLCPQTFVSKGELKSHNITHTGERPYSCDQCGATFAKRNSLSKHMLVHLGIRPHRCETCSMRFSSKDHLKRHIRIHTGEKPYRCDMCDRAFTQSNDLVKHRRAHLGDKLYRCSECSESFRLKTELRQHISEHFISSRLQALTVNKIPTPTENIENGEQTNNNDVQIEDREAMENVSNAMENVGNAVENVSNAMDNVSNAVENPNNVVNMMEDVQNPNIPNNGSIEQ
- the LOC135077883 gene encoding zinc finger protein 260-like isoform X2, giving the protein MFAVPNFQNMDNCCRTCLNSSSNMYDIFEYQVDSYLYKILDVCTNIKVDRHDALPKKLCSTCYDCLIKFYDFRKQAKKIDKDLQLHIQDASKLPEEFMTIEIKPETDDDSRNDFDHDYNVSTDPKKEFPFISPEDGSIKFPYNKSYYSPSQQRDDVRYCCEFCKKTFRQLDKYRLHLNKHKSKTYVCNLCLKTFSHKYKYYKHLNDTHKPKPIKTFLEIDQNDENQRVDCDTVAESIKAVNSLTRHPLGQSENDSTASGRVLSCSHCSQVFNRVSDLVRHESVKHFNQNELEKAEIFSQIDQSDENKNFECDICLAKFKSVNSLSAHKRVHIDKSRILSCSSCGKVFKKTNHLKRHEMTHANRPFKCNMCPKSFLSESILKEHLNVHCNLKPYNCSLCLKSFAFISTLKKHLKTHTRERGYMCAMCGKTFDSSSNLNQHMKRHIGLKLFSCSLCPQTFVSKGELKSHNITHTGERPYSCDQCGATFAKRNSLSKHMLVHLGIRPHRCETCSMRFSSKDHLKRHIRIHTGEKPYRCDMCDRAFTQSNDLVKHRRAHLGDKLYRCSECSESFRLKTELRQHISEHFISSRLQALTVNKIPTPTENIENGEQTNNNDVQIEDREAMENVSNAMENVGNAVENVSNAMDNVSNAVENPNNVVNMMEDVQNPNIPNNGSIEQ
- the LOC135077883 gene encoding zinc finger protein 260-like isoform X3, producing MCMNMDNCCRTCLNSSSNMYDIFEYQVDSYLYKILDVCTNIKVDRHDALPKKLCSTCYDCLIKFYDFRKQAKKIDKDLQLHIQDASKLPEEFMTIEIKPETDDDSRNDFDHDYNVSTDPKKEFPFISPEDGSIKFPYNKSYYSPSQQRDDVRYCCEFCKKTFRQLDKYRLHLNKHKSKTYVCNLCLKTFSHKYKYYKHLNDTHKPKPIKTFLEIDQNDENQRVDCDTVAESIKAVNSLTRHPLGQSENDSTASGRVLSCSHCSQVFNRVSDLVRHESVKHFNQNELEKAEIFSQIDQSDENKNFECDICLAKFKSVNSLSAHKRVHIDKSRILSCSSCGKVFKKTNHLKRHEMTHANRPFKCNMCPKSFLSESILKEHLNVHCNLKPYNCSLCLKSFAFISTLKKHLKTHTRERGYMCAMCGKTFDSSSNLNQHMKRHIGLKLFSCSLCPQTFVSKGELKSHNITHTGERPYSCDQCGATFAKRNSLSKHMLVHLGIRPHRCETCSMRFSSKDHLKRHIRIHTGEKPYRCDMCDRAFTQSNDLVKHRRAHLGDKLYRCSECSESFRLKTELRQHISEHFISSRLQALTVNKIPTPTENIENGEQTNNNDVQIEDREAMENVSNAMENVGNAVENVSNAMDNVSNAVENPNNVVNMMEDVQNPNIPNNGSIEQ